In Terriglobia bacterium, the genomic window TGATGTCGAGTGGGGGCCGTCGTGCGCGGGTCGGATGAACGGTCTGGAGAGTTGTTTTCCTACGTCGATCTGGAAGGTCGGGTGCGGCGGGATCACCCGTTGCGACCGATCCGCGAGATCGCCAATGCGGCTTTGACGGATTTGTCGCGAGAGTTCGCGGCGCTTTATTCGGGGCTTGGGCGCCCGTCGATCGCGCCCGAGATGCTGCTGCGGGCGATGCTGCTCCAGGCATTCTATTCGATCCGGTCGGAACGCCAGCTGATGGAGCGGCTGGAGTTCGATCTGTTGTTCCGGTGTGTAAATTCGCGCGCAATAGTGACCCCCTGAGGGGCGGTTTTCGCGTCCAATAGTGACCCCCTCTAACGCTGCGTGTCAGCGTCCCTTCCTTTGTGCCGGTGTCGGCTGGGAAGGGTGTTTGGGGGATGATTGGCGTGGACATTATCGGGGAGATCCGGCGGGCCTATTTCGATCATCATCGTCCGATCAAGGAGATCGTTCGGACGCTGTCGGTGTCGCGCGCGACGGTGCGCAAGGTCATCCGCGGCCGGGCGACAGAGTTCAAGTACGAGCGCGGCGTGCAGCCGGTGCCGAAGCTGGGTGAGTGGGTCGAGGTTCTGACCGAGATCCTGGAGCAGGAAGCCAAGCTGCCCCGGCGGGAACGCCGCTCGACGCAGCGTCTGTTCGAGGAGCTACGCGGGCGAGGCTACGACGGCGCGCACGATAGCGTGCACCGGTTCGTGAGGGGCTGGCGCGACGAGCGGGCACGAGTTCCGGCGCAGGCTTTCGTGCCGATGAGCTTTGCACCGGGCGAGGCGTACCAGTTCGACTGGAGCCACGAGACGATCACGCTCCAAGGGCTGCCGCTGATGGTCAAAGCGGCGCACATGAAGCTGTCGCACAGCCGCATGCCGTTCGTCCGCGTCTACTTCCGCGAGACCCAAGAGCTGGTCTTCGATGCCCACGACAAGGCGTTCCGGTTTTACGGCGGGGTCTGCCGGCGCGGCATCTACGACAACATGAAGACGGCGGTGGAGGCGATCTTCATTGGCAAGGCGCGCCAGTACAACCGCCGCTTTCTGCAGATGTGTTCGCACCACCTGGTCGAACCGGTGGCGTGCACGCCGGCGTCAGGCTGGGAGAAGGGGCAAGTCGAGAATCAGGTCGGCAACCTGCGCGACCAGCTGTTCCGGCCCAAGCTGCGGGTGAAGAGCCTCATCGAGGCGAATGCCTGGCTGGAAGATCAGTGCATCGCCTACGCCAAGCGTACCCAACACCCGGAGTTCAAGGATCGGACTATCTGGGACGTGTTCCAGGACGAACGGCCCAGCCTGATGGAGCTGCGCGGGCCGTTCGACGGCTTCGTCGAGAAGGCGGTGCGCGCCAGCACTACCTGCCTGATCTCGGCGGATCGCAACCGCTACAGCGTCGACGCTCGCGCGGCCGGGCGCATGGTTCTGGTTCGCTCCCACGCCGAACGCATCGTCGTACTTCTCGATGGCGAGATGGTGGCCGACCATCAGCGCAGCTTCAAGCATGAACAGATCATCTACGATCCCTGGCATTACCTCCCGATTCTGGTGAGGAAGCCCGGCGCGTTGCGCAACGGCGCTCCCTTCAAGGACTGGGACCTGCCGCCCGCCCTGGCCCAA contains:
- the istA gene encoding IS21 family transposase; translation: MIGVDIIGEIRRAYFDHHRPIKEIVRTLSVSRATVRKVIRGRATEFKYERGVQPVPKLGEWVEVLTEILEQEAKLPRRERRSTQRLFEELRGRGYDGAHDSVHRFVRGWRDERARVPAQAFVPMSFAPGEAYQFDWSHETITLQGLPLMVKAAHMKLSHSRMPFVRVYFRETQELVFDAHDKAFRFYGGVCRRGIYDNMKTAVEAIFIGKARQYNRRFLQMCSHHLVEPVACTPASGWEKGQVENQVGNLRDQLFRPKLRVKSLIEANAWLEDQCIAYAKRTQHPEFKDRTIWDVFQDERPSLMELRGPFDGFVEKAVRASTTCLISADRNRYSVDARAAGRMVLVRSHAERIVVLLDGEMVADHQRSFKHEQIIYDPWHYLPILVRKPGALRNGAPFKDWDLPPALAQVRGKLKSHVDGDRQFVKVLGAVLDHGLAAVEAACAEALEAGIASGDVILTVLARRLQPAPPPSITTPDALRLKIEPAADCGRYDSIRKVA